Proteins from a genomic interval of Oceanidesulfovibrio indonesiensis:
- a CDS encoding GAF domain-containing protein: MDRYESYYRSVVHAVKAINSTLEPAEVIAAIVKETVISMGVKGSTLRLLDRSGKYLKASASYGLSRDYLRKGPVEVEKSGVDRLALQGEVVEIEDVCCDDRFQYPDAAREEGIVSMLVAPLRTDQRIIGIMRVYTGEKHSFEDAEKEFLNAISDISALAIENARLHQALKTDYEMLSAFETRIFED, from the coding sequence ATGGACCGTTACGAGAGCTACTACCGCTCCGTGGTGCACGCCGTGAAGGCTATCAACTCGACCCTCGAGCCCGCGGAGGTCATCGCCGCCATCGTGAAAGAAACCGTCATCAGCATGGGCGTCAAAGGGAGCACCCTGCGCCTGCTGGACCGCAGCGGCAAGTATCTGAAGGCGTCTGCTTCTTACGGCCTTTCCCGCGACTATCTGCGCAAGGGGCCGGTGGAGGTTGAGAAAAGCGGTGTGGATCGTCTGGCCCTGCAGGGCGAGGTGGTGGAGATAGAGGATGTCTGCTGCGACGACCGTTTCCAGTACCCGGACGCCGCGCGCGAGGAGGGCATCGTTTCCATGCTGGTGGCCCCACTGCGTACGGATCAGCGGATAATCGGCATCATGCGCGTTTACACCGGGGAGAAGCACTCCTTCGAAGATGCCGAGAAGGAATTCCTCAACGCCATCTCGGACATCAGCGCCCTGGCTATCGAGAATGCCCGCCTCCACCAGGCGTTGAAAACCGACTACGAGATGCTTTCAGCCTTCGAGACACG
- a CDS encoding response regulator transcription factor — translation MAETILLIEDDLKLQKLLKEYLGSFGFELHAEAHPEDGLQALERIKPSLVILDVMLPGMNGFEVCRRIRQESSIPVVMLTARGEVPDRVAGLEIGADDYILKPFEPRELVARIQTVLRRGRGAPARQGTFGRLRVDFEARTAYLDDRDLSLTTSEFNALAVMARNAGKVVSRDVLMQELRGLDTESFNRSVDIAMSRLRHKLGDNPKFPEFIKTVWGEGYMLLAPDPGDA, via the coding sequence ATGGCGGAAACCATTCTTCTCATCGAAGACGATCTCAAGTTGCAGAAGCTCCTGAAGGAGTACCTCGGGTCGTTCGGCTTCGAGCTGCACGCCGAAGCGCATCCGGAGGACGGGTTGCAGGCGCTGGAACGCATCAAGCCAAGCCTGGTCATCCTGGATGTGATGCTGCCGGGCATGAACGGGTTCGAGGTGTGCCGGCGCATTCGCCAGGAATCGAGCATCCCCGTGGTGATGCTCACCGCGCGGGGCGAGGTGCCGGACCGGGTTGCGGGGCTGGAGATCGGCGCGGACGACTACATCCTCAAACCCTTCGAACCGCGTGAGCTGGTCGCACGCATCCAGACGGTGCTGCGCCGCGGCAGGGGGGCGCCGGCCCGGCAGGGGACGTTCGGCAGACTCCGTGTGGATTTCGAGGCCCGCACAGCCTATCTTGACGACCGAGACCTTTCGTTGACCACCAGTGAGTTCAACGCCCTTGCGGTAATGGCCCGGAACGCCGGCAAGGTCGTGAGCCGCGATGTCCTGATGCAGGAACTGCGGGGTCTGGACACGGAATCTTTCAACCGTTCCGTGGACATAGCCATGAGCCGGTTGCGACACAAGCTCGGCGACAACCCCAAATTTCCGGAATTCATAAAGACAGTGTGGGGCGAGGGGTACATGCTCCTGGCTCCGGATCCGGGCGATGCTTGA
- a CDS encoding HAMP domain-containing sensor histidine kinase, with translation MLDFLKRCARSLFTRLALILILAAVALHIVTGELFFRFQHDRDTALRRNLVQYAHFLAQELGDPPDRQRAHELGEQLMMRISADGPEQWTAGLEPSRFPAERLRQMLTSGNVEVAGVHGYSRIRVRTGPESSLTFDIFPSPAERQDRYSFRLIFLGVMCFILLTAYILMRYLLRPVRWLTEGAASVRDGCLSCRVSEKSSGELHDLTHTFNQMVARLERVMQSQKGLLLAVSHELRTPLTRLKLQLEMMGDKSAAQAMQEDVHEMELLINSILEAARMQHDVSALKREKTDMVALLADTVRRFAGQPPGVVVDLPAGQLWAEVDQDRVAILVSNLLDNALKYSGQDAEPVELHCASENGDIVITVRDHGIGIPEEAVDRLFEPFFRVDESRTRESGGYGLGLSLCQAIVRAHGGDIAIESRPGAGTTITVTLPAAG, from the coding sequence ATGCTTGATTTTCTAAAGCGGTGCGCCCGCTCTCTGTTCACCAGGCTCGCGCTGATCCTCATTCTTGCCGCGGTCGCGCTCCACATAGTCACCGGCGAGCTGTTCTTCCGATTCCAGCACGACCGGGACACGGCCCTCCGCCGCAACCTGGTGCAGTATGCGCACTTTCTTGCGCAGGAGCTGGGAGATCCTCCGGATCGCCAACGCGCCCACGAGTTGGGCGAACAGCTCATGATGCGCATTTCCGCGGACGGGCCCGAGCAATGGACGGCGGGTCTGGAGCCGAGCCGCTTTCCCGCGGAGCGTCTGCGGCAAATGCTGACGAGCGGCAACGTGGAGGTCGCGGGCGTTCACGGATACAGCCGCATTCGCGTGCGAACCGGGCCGGAATCCTCGCTGACGTTCGACATATTCCCCTCGCCGGCGGAACGGCAGGACAGATACAGCTTCAGGCTGATATTCCTCGGCGTGATGTGCTTCATCCTGCTCACGGCGTATATCCTGATGCGCTACCTCCTGCGGCCTGTGCGCTGGCTCACCGAGGGCGCAGCCTCCGTGCGCGATGGATGCCTGAGTTGCCGGGTTTCCGAGAAGAGCAGCGGCGAACTGCATGACCTGACCCACACCTTCAACCAGATGGTCGCGCGCCTGGAACGTGTGATGCAATCGCAGAAAGGGTTGCTGCTGGCTGTAAGCCACGAGTTGCGAACGCCGCTGACCCGATTGAAGTTGCAGTTGGAAATGATGGGCGACAAATCCGCTGCTCAAGCCATGCAGGAGGACGTGCATGAAATGGAGCTGCTCATCAACTCGATTTTGGAGGCAGCCCGCATGCAGCACGATGTCAGCGCACTGAAACGAGAGAAGACGGACATGGTTGCGTTGCTGGCGGATACTGTTCGGCGCTTTGCGGGTCAGCCGCCAGGGGTGGTTGTGGACCTGCCGGCCGGACAACTCTGGGCCGAGGTGGACCAGGACCGCGTGGCCATCCTCGTCAGCAACCTGCTGGATAACGCGCTCAAGTATTCCGGGCAGGACGCCGAACCGGTGGAGCTGCATTGCGCTTCCGAGAACGGCGATATCGTCATTACCGTGCGGGACCACGGCATCGGTATACCGGAGGAGGCCGTGGACCGTCTGTTTGAGCCGTTTTTCCGGGTGGACGAGTCGCGCACCAGGGAAAGCGGAGGTTACGGTCTGGGCCTCAGCCTCTGCCAGGCCATCGTCAGGGCGCACGGCGGCGACATCGCCATAGAGTCCCGGCCGGGCGCAGGAACGACGATTACCGTAACACTGCCCGCAGCAGGGTGA
- a CDS encoding DUF6901 family protein produces MPNRIEFRLSCAGRKELVYAIYPGTNSFETNVALNREDFHIPPCRKGYSDQCLSALNMLPIIVWFKKAISFDEVTLKLCRNNFCAFNTLPLSNAGFILSFYALVFSDCPCFSRYRYVIENTRISLDAKSFMFILLTSSAMHELFESDSTTMAKVIHDVKHSIRDIKETLHDVIQFSKSITEKDAMVNSLVSIFNLNMFAEMSLEQLIRDIRRNYFDGQPGTTPIRH; encoded by the coding sequence ATGCCAAACAGAATAGAATTCAGACTCTCCTGCGCAGGTCGGAAAGAACTTGTCTACGCAATATATCCCGGGACGAATTCATTCGAGACGAATGTTGCGCTGAATCGTGAAGATTTTCATATCCCGCCATGCAGAAAGGGGTACTCTGATCAATGCCTTTCAGCGTTGAACATGCTGCCCATAATAGTGTGGTTCAAGAAAGCCATCTCGTTTGACGAAGTCACGTTGAAGTTGTGTCGGAATAACTTTTGTGCATTCAATACATTGCCGTTGTCGAACGCTGGATTCATTCTGTCGTTCTACGCCCTGGTGTTTTCCGATTGTCCATGCTTTTCTCGATATCGTTATGTTATTGAGAATACACGAATCAGTCTGGATGCCAAAAGCTTCATGTTCATATTGCTGACGAGTTCTGCAATGCATGAGCTGTTCGAGTCAGATTCTACGACAATGGCCAAGGTGATTCACGACGTGAAGCATTCCATTCGCGATATCAAGGAAACTTTGCATGATGTCATACAATTTTCCAAATCTATAACTGAAAAAGACGCCATGGTTAACTCATTGGTGAGCATCTTCAACCTGAACATGTTCGCAGAGATGTCTCTGGAACAGTTGATCAGGGATATACGCAGGAATTACTTCGATGGCCAACCCGGAACTACGCCTATACGACATTAA
- a CDS encoding FAD binding domain-containing protein: MFAPFEYARPKSVADAVDALRTEGAMVHGGGSDLLTCLREHIVRVDKIVSLSALAGELSGVQETNGGGLRIGSMTTLTDIAESELVQARFPGLAQAASEVGSPQLRNQGTIGGNICQKPRCWYYRGEFDCIRKGGPICYAVGGENQFHCIFGGQNCFIVHPSDTAPALMALDASVTILGPGGQRTEKLADIFVLPEDDPTRETTIERDEFIVSVDIPAPPEAPRFHNTYRKVRARRAWDFALAGVALALAMDGKTVVSGRAVYSGAAPIPWRCRKLEEAIIDKELRADSIAEAVETAVADAKPMSKNGYKIPLFRGMLREELAKAAG, encoded by the coding sequence ATGTTCGCACCCTTCGAATACGCCCGGCCCAAGTCCGTGGCCGACGCCGTGGATGCCCTCAGAACCGAAGGCGCAATGGTCCACGGCGGAGGTTCCGACCTGCTCACCTGCCTGCGCGAACACATCGTGCGCGTCGACAAGATCGTTTCGCTTTCCGCCCTCGCCGGGGAGCTTTCCGGCGTTCAGGAGACGAACGGCGGCGGGCTGCGGATAGGTTCCATGACCACCCTGACCGATATCGCAGAGAGCGAGCTCGTGCAGGCGCGCTTTCCCGGCCTGGCCCAGGCGGCCTCCGAGGTGGGCAGTCCGCAGCTGCGCAACCAGGGCACCATCGGCGGCAACATCTGCCAGAAACCCCGCTGCTGGTACTACCGCGGCGAGTTCGACTGCATCCGCAAAGGTGGGCCGATCTGCTATGCCGTAGGCGGGGAGAACCAGTTCCACTGCATCTTCGGCGGCCAGAACTGCTTCATCGTGCATCCGTCGGACACTGCGCCGGCGCTCATGGCGCTGGACGCCTCCGTGACCATCTTGGGCCCCGGCGGCCAGCGCACAGAGAAGCTCGCAGACATCTTCGTGCTGCCGGAGGACGACCCCACCCGCGAAACCACAATCGAGCGCGACGAGTTCATCGTGTCCGTGGACATCCCCGCGCCGCCCGAGGCGCCCCGCTTCCACAACACGTACCGCAAAGTCCGCGCCCGCCGAGCCTGGGACTTCGCCCTAGCCGGCGTGGCTCTGGCTCTGGCCATGGATGGCAAGACCGTGGTTTCCGGTCGCGCCGTATACTCCGGCGCCGCGCCCATCCCGTGGCGCTGCCGGAAGCTGGAGGAGGCAATAATCGACAAGGAGCTCAGGGCGGATAGCATTGCCGAGGCCGTGGAGACCGCCGTGGCCGACGCCAAGCCCATGAGCAAGAACGGCTACAAGATCCCGCTGTTCAGGGGAATGCTTCGCGAAGAGTTGGCCAAGGCAGCGGGGTAG